TAGGACCAGACCTAACAAGAAAAACCATGCTTCATGCAGAACATCGCATGCTTGGATGCAGTAAAGGGTATCATCAACTTTATGATCTCAACTCGCTTTTATTAGCGGCGAGCAGTTCGGGATTTTGGCCGCGGATTTTTCTACAAGATCACAgggaaacaaaaagaaaagactTAGAAGATTCAAGAAACTGCAAAACAGATAAATCGCAAATTTGGAAGAAAACTACAATACTTGACTCTGTCAACACAGAAATTATCCGATATTAGGAATTTTTTAGATTAATAATCAGACGTAATCTAGAAAGAGTAGAAGGATAAAATTTACTTACAGATCCTCCAAAGCTCGCACCGGATCCTGTTGCAGCACCTGAATAGGAAAGAATAAATGGTTAATGTTGTGTGAACACAGGAATGAGAAATCCGAATAAAACTTCACCCCAACACAAAGCATAAGAGAAGAAACAATGAAATGGGAAAAGAAAAAGCTTAAATTCAATAATGCTCCATTTCGTGATTTCAAAAACCTAATTGCAAGTAAGAAATGCTTCTCCAGAACTGGTGCTATCACAAttatagaaaaatttttaaCCATAAGCATACAGTTGTTCCATTACATAAAAGAAAACTTGAGAAATGTATTCAAAACAGGCACAAAACAATTCGCCAGCTTCAACGAAATCATTGAATGTACCAAACTGTCATTGATTCAAGTGATTTGACACTTAAACTCCGTAGTAGGCCGCCTAAAAACAGGTCCTTGAAAAGCTTTATCAAGTTATCTCCATAATAGGCCACCTAACTTGAACCAAATACGAAGAAATCCGAAAGATAATACTGATGACataaactaaacaaaaaatatccaaaatacaAAAGACTACAGATCCAAAAATGgcaattattatttatttagtttggATGAACTACTAGGAtgaataatttcttttttacaGGTTTTAGTCAACTGGGGTTACTTTGGTTAAACATGTAAATTTCAGCTGTCTTTTGTTATCTTGCAACAGCCCTCAAAAAACAATTGTGAttgttaaataaatttaatagcACAATAACTCAAGAAGGTACCTGACACAAATGAACTTGAGAAGAGCGAATTTCCAGCTGGAGTTGAACTAAACAAGGGAGCAGTATTACTAAACAAAGATGGAGTTGAAGCAGGACCAGGTAAGGAGGATGATGTAGAACCAAAAAGTGAGGTTTGAGGTGTAGCAGAAGATGATCCAAACCAAGAAGACCCTAGGGCAGGAGTTGATGGGGTTGCAAACAAAGACGATGACATAGAAGACGATGGAGCAGAAGAAGGTGTACTAAAAAGAGAGAGTCCACTTCCTGATGAGGATGTAGTTGCTGTGGATGTCTGTGGGGCAGCCAATGCTCCTTGAGTTCCTGAACTAGAAAACAACCCTGCAACTTGAGTTGAGGGCTGTGAATTTGCAGGTAAATGCAACGTCGGATGAACTCTTTTCGAGGCGGCTTCTTGTCTTGCAGTTTCTCGCCGGTCAGCCTCTAAAAATGGATCATTCACCTCCCCCCGTCGGCGTTGATCAGCTAGGTATGCTGATTTCATAGATTCAATATATTGATGAATGCTCTCGACCTAAGTAATTAAAAACCTGTTATTACTAATGTAGAAGAGAACTGGACAATAACATCTAGCAGTTACAGCAGTATTCTATGTAAGAAATTTTTTAGCAAAGGGGCATACATGAATAATACTCTCTAGTATACCAGTTACTGTCCTTTGTTCATTACAATAAGGGAAAAACATAGGATGGGATTGAGTGTAGAATCACCATGACACCATATGAAGAATGGACAGTTATTCCAAAAATAACAGATGATGAAATGTTTTGTTTATGCAACTTAGCCACAATGCCACATGATGAAAACTACATGGTATGTTGTAAAATCAGGTAAGAACTACAAGggctatattttttttctctttaccTTTGCAGCCACATGAACAAAAAAATCATGCACATTTGTCATGACTTTGGGAAGAGATTGCAACAACGAGGATCCATTAGAGGAACCATTTCTCTCAGAGTCCAAAAGAATAAGCTGCTCCAATTCTTCAATCCACTGATGACATTCACCAAGATACTTCTCAAATCTTAAAACTGTTTGCTGTAAAAAGGGTGACGGTTTCTTTGGAAGACCACTATAGAAGTCAAAAACAGGCACTATAGATGTAGCAATTGGTTGGCTACTTGGACCAGATGATGCAGT
The genomic region above belongs to Arachis stenosperma cultivar V10309 chromosome 5, arast.V10309.gnm1.PFL2, whole genome shotgun sequence and contains:
- the LOC130979724 gene encoding nuclear pore complex protein NUP58, with protein sequence MSFSLFSTPQQQQSPFQQSSLFQQPQQQQLQLQFQQQQQQQQQQQQQQLQLQQQQQQQQQQQLFLFTNDKTPATYSTNWSDLHPDSQKFLLQIEERILEYRDESQRLDQCSRLYDSSVSNDGFELDASHIVQELGGISTGMERQKTVLLELMSVVKDMLRNTEVAVRSFMMLRPRFLHPSGGASSATAPSQTAGATASSGPSSQPIATSIVPVFDFYSGLPKKPSPFLQQTVLRFEKYLGECHQWIEELEQLILLDSERNGSSNGSSLLQSLPKVMTNVHDFFVHVAAKVESIHQYIESMKSAYLADQRRRGEVNDPFLEADRRETARQEAASKRVHPTLHLPANSQPSTQVAGLFSSSGTQGALAAPQTSTATTSSSGSGLSLFSTPSSAPSSSMSSSLFATPSTPALGSSWFGSSSATPQTSLFGSTSSSLPGPASTPSLFSNTAPLFSSTPAGNSLFSSSFVSGAATGSGASFGGSKNPRPKSRTARR